In Hydractinia symbiolongicarpus strain clone_291-10 chromosome 4, HSymV2.1, whole genome shotgun sequence, the following proteins share a genomic window:
- the LOC130641348 gene encoding uncharacterized protein LOC130641348: MKWTPLVVWVLTVVIILIGLAGLLSGTVGNSWWKIDNEKEKKDVGLWRECYQDEINGTFSDQICTERMNLLEFKDKDEKAVNREKDAVLLVLIVSASFSFFTFISILSMLCCQKELDQWKCGALITTLFAFISTICGFGALVFSEVELDELWEKGYERGWSVILAWVGSSLMGLAFILSFTLICVGAKEHESNGEPYKHTNGYNRTGIASRGAHANPGYEMK; encoded by the exons ATGAAGTGGACACCATTGGTTGTTTGGGTATTGACTGTGGTCATAATCCTGATCGGATTGGCTGGTTTATTATCCGGAACTGTTGGGAATTCTTGGTGGAAAATTGATAATGAAAAGGAGAAAAAGGACGTTGGTTTGTGGCGAGAATGTTACCAAGATGAAATCAATGGAACATTTTCAGATCAAATTTGTACGGAGAGAATGAACCTTTTGGAATTCAAAGACAAAGATGAAAAGGCTGTTAATAGAG agaaaGATGCTGTGTTACTAGTACTGATTGTATCAGCCAGTTTCTCGTTTTTCACCTTTATATCAATACTATCCATGTTGTGCTGCCAAAAAGAACTTGACCAATGGAAGTGCGGAGCACTGATTACAACGCTGTTCGCATTTATTTCAA caATATGCGGATTTGGTGCACTTGTGTTCTCCGAGGTAGAGCTTGATGAGTTGTGGGAAAAAGGTTACGAACGCGGTTGGTCAGTCATACTAGCATGGGTTGGTTCAAGTTTGATGGGGTTAGCCTTCATACTATCATTTACTTTGATATGTGTTGGCGCCAAAGAACACGAGTCGAATGGTGAGCCATATAAACATACGAATGGTTACAATCGAACAGGGATTGCATCACGTGGAGCTCATGCTAATCCCGGCTACGAGAtgaaataa